Proteins co-encoded in one Bacillus infantis NRRL B-14911 genomic window:
- a CDS encoding DUF2268 domain-containing protein: MKQPLLTLVTLILISAVLAGCEKEADEATKPVVSSFKNDGGNQNFNIVHAQYLYEDYLDNLEQTPRQERQALYEEKILKPIEKECFTDLDYPHMAEEIQDYQVNKFPGTLNKVIESMDKEHLDSIIKEALEKSSEILPSTKDINVCIFPTDNTMVKTMVATGAGRIIFYYSDYNSSDRMIKSSISHEYHHSTWTEQHFESSHQNTVLDNLVFEGKAVMFEETVYPGMTSLPLDTKAAPVFWNKVRDDLHKADFSRSLEVLNGGGPLPLHYGYSEGYKIVKAYIEETGSTVEEWTAASPDEILKKGRYIERYYPKEEAES; the protein is encoded by the coding sequence ATGAAACAGCCCCTCCTTACGCTGGTTACTCTCATACTCATTTCTGCAGTTCTTGCCGGATGTGAAAAAGAGGCCGATGAAGCAACTAAGCCGGTCGTCTCATCCTTCAAAAATGATGGCGGAAACCAGAATTTCAACATTGTCCATGCACAGTACCTCTATGAAGATTATCTGGATAATCTTGAACAGACACCACGCCAGGAACGGCAGGCACTTTATGAAGAAAAAATTCTTAAGCCTATTGAAAAGGAATGTTTTACAGACCTTGATTACCCTCATATGGCAGAGGAAATCCAGGATTATCAGGTGAACAAATTTCCAGGTACCCTTAATAAAGTAATTGAATCAATGGACAAAGAGCATTTGGACTCCATTATTAAAGAAGCGCTCGAAAAATCTTCTGAAATTCTCCCATCCACTAAAGACATCAATGTGTGCATTTTTCCGACAGACAACACAATGGTTAAAACCATGGTGGCCACCGGTGCCGGCAGGATTATTTTTTATTATAGTGATTATAATTCTTCTGATCGCATGATCAAAAGTTCAATATCCCATGAATACCATCACAGCACATGGACAGAGCAGCATTTTGAGAGTTCTCATCAGAATACAGTTTTGGACAACCTTGTTTTTGAGGGAAAAGCCGTCATGTTTGAAGAAACAGTATATCCGGGAATGACCAGCCTCCCCCTCGATACAAAGGCAGCTCCAGTTTTCTGGAATAAGGTGAGAGACGACCTCCATAAGGCTGACTTTAGCCGATCACTTGAAGTGCTTAATGGCGGTGGCCCCCTTCCCCTCCATTACGGCTACAGCGAAGGATACAAAATCGTGAAAGCCTACATTGAAGAAACAGGCAGCACCGTCGAAGAGTGGACAGCCGCTTCGCCTGATGAAATATTGAAAAAAGGCAGATACATAGAAAGATATTATCCAAAGGAGGAAGCTGAATCATGA
- a CDS encoding sugar nucleotide-binding protein yields the protein MKKLLILGASGLIGKALAEQVREDFKIYATYHSAVNRTVSERDIQLDVGDPGAAGSLISSIRPDITVSCLRGDFSAQLKFHQELAEAMKDGNSMLYYFSTANVFDGDFSKHHNENDMPQSQTDYGRFKIRCESMLQGVLGERAAIIRIPAIWGKKSQRLSHLKDALQKKEGMEAYTNLACNHLTDVQLARAVSYMMENRLKGIFHLGTKDMLSQFAFAARLAERLPGNQESIRPVIFEDEHNSYHFGLESIRQDIPPHLVFSHDDMIEELLK from the coding sequence ATGAAAAAACTGCTCATTTTAGGAGCCAGCGGGCTTATAGGAAAAGCTTTGGCAGAACAGGTAAGGGAGGATTTTAAGATTTATGCTACTTATCATTCTGCGGTGAATAGAACTGTGTCCGAGAGGGACATTCAGCTTGATGTCGGTGACCCTGGTGCTGCAGGGAGCCTGATTTCATCCATCAGGCCGGATATCACGGTTTCCTGCTTAAGGGGGGACTTTTCCGCTCAGCTTAAGTTCCATCAGGAGCTTGCGGAAGCAATGAAGGATGGAAACTCCATGCTTTATTATTTTTCAACAGCCAATGTTTTTGATGGGGATTTTTCAAAGCACCATAACGAGAATGATATGCCTCAATCACAGACCGATTATGGCCGTTTTAAGATCCGATGTGAAAGCATGCTGCAGGGGGTTCTGGGGGAGAGGGCAGCGATCATCCGGATTCCTGCAATATGGGGGAAGAAATCTCAAAGGTTAAGCCATCTTAAAGATGCGCTTCAGAAGAAGGAAGGGATGGAGGCTTACACTAATCTGGCATGCAATCATTTAACGGATGTGCAGCTGGCGAGGGCGGTGAGTTATATGATGGAGAACAGGCTGAAGGGAATCTTCCATTTAGGAACAAAAGATATGCTTTCGCAGTTTGCATTTGCCGCCAGGCTGGCAGAGCGTCTGCCAGGAAATCAGGAGAGTATCCGGCCTGTCATTTTCGAGGACGAACATAACAGCTATCATTTTGGCCTTGAGTCCATCAGGCAGGATATTCCTCCGCATCTGGTATTCTCTCATGACGATATGATCGAAGAATTATTGAAGTAA
- a CDS encoding carbon starvation CstA family protein, whose protein sequence is MATFFGALVLLVLGYVFYSKFVERVFIINDSTPTPAYTKRDNLDYVPMSWWKGNLIQLLNIAGLGPIYGAVAGALYGPAAFIWIVAGTIFAGGVHDYFSGMMSLRHQGEQYPSLVGRYLGQTVKTIISVVSLVLMVLVAAAFTAGPAQLIAQLTPLSFTVSLLIIFAYFLLATILPINRVIGKIYPLLGGILLFMALAIGISLLFSGKSIPNLTLENLHPGELPIWPLLMVTISCGAISGFHCTQSPIVACTMKKESDGRKIFYGAMVTEGVIALIWAAAGMTFFNGTAGLGEALAAGGPSGVVNEISTSLLGTLGGILAILGVIILPITTGDTALRSSRMILTEIFAKFFNMESKIKILLVTVLVAVPALFLATIDYTFLWRYVGWTNQVVATVMLWTGTVYLLKNSRFHWICGVPALFMTGVVCTYIFYAPEGLGMDYRLSMIIGFSLAAAVLAWYISQIFKYRQLRVNSKDFRAA, encoded by the coding sequence ATGGCTACTTTTTTTGGAGCACTAGTCCTGCTTGTACTCGGCTACGTTTTTTATTCTAAATTTGTGGAACGCGTATTCATCATTAATGACAGCACTCCGACACCTGCATATACGAAAAGGGACAATCTCGATTATGTACCGATGAGCTGGTGGAAGGGAAACCTGATTCAGCTCTTAAATATAGCTGGCCTCGGGCCGATCTACGGAGCGGTGGCCGGAGCCTTATACGGTCCTGCAGCCTTTATTTGGATAGTGGCAGGAACAATTTTTGCAGGAGGCGTCCATGACTATTTTTCAGGCATGATGTCCCTCCGCCATCAGGGAGAACAATACCCTTCCCTTGTCGGCCGTTATCTCGGACAAACCGTTAAAACCATTATCAGCGTCGTTTCGCTTGTATTGATGGTGCTGGTGGCAGCCGCGTTCACCGCCGGCCCCGCCCAGCTGATCGCCCAGCTGACACCTCTCAGTTTTACGGTCTCGCTGCTGATTATTTTTGCCTATTTCCTGCTGGCAACCATCCTGCCGATCAACCGCGTTATCGGGAAGATTTACCCTCTGCTCGGCGGCATCCTGCTTTTCATGGCATTGGCAATCGGCATTTCATTACTTTTTTCCGGTAAAAGCATCCCCAACCTGACATTGGAGAACCTTCATCCAGGGGAGCTGCCGATCTGGCCGCTATTGATGGTCACCATTTCATGCGGAGCCATTTCAGGATTCCACTGTACGCAAAGCCCGATTGTCGCCTGTACGATGAAAAAAGAATCAGACGGCCGCAAAATCTTTTATGGCGCCATGGTTACTGAAGGCGTCATCGCCCTTATCTGGGCAGCAGCCGGCATGACCTTTTTCAATGGAACAGCCGGCCTGGGAGAGGCACTCGCAGCAGGAGGCCCATCCGGAGTCGTGAATGAAATCTCCACCTCCCTTCTTGGGACACTTGGCGGAATCCTGGCCATTCTTGGCGTTATCATTCTGCCTATCACCACGGGAGATACGGCACTTCGCTCTTCCCGTATGATCCTGACTGAAATCTTTGCCAAATTCTTTAATATGGAAAGCAAAATCAAGATTCTTCTGGTAACCGTGCTGGTTGCAGTGCCGGCTCTGTTCCTGGCAACCATTGACTACACTTTCCTCTGGAGATATGTGGGCTGGACCAATCAGGTGGTTGCTACCGTCATGCTGTGGACAGGCACTGTATACCTTCTGAAGAACAGCCGCTTTCACTGGATCTGCGGGGTGCCGGCCCTGTTTATGACAGGCGTCGTCTGCACGTATATTTTTTACGCACCGGAAGGATTGGGGATGGATTACCGGCTGTCCATGATCATTGGCTTCTCGCTGGCGGCCGCCGTGCTCGCCTGGTATATCAGCCAGATATTCAAATACCGCCAGCTGCGGGTGAACAGCAAGGATTTCCGCGCGGCATAA
- a CDS encoding CBO0543 family protein: MSHTAAHYAILWTVLIATGAGSLYLIRYNTLRYGIMFILSSITAALFCVMFFRMGFYRYALPMKEVLPAAAVSFSFLAILLIRYRPEKNTFPFFFISITAVFSIEVLLKDYAGFIRFHNGWDYWDSYSLYWLFLRLMGFVGEFFIPRAYRTPIRTNTKGYWLLFIAMLIYACFGVYILNKGWAEIL; encoded by the coding sequence ATGAGCCACACAGCTGCCCATTACGCCATTTTATGGACCGTTCTGATTGCTACCGGTGCAGGCAGTCTATATTTGATAAGGTATAACACTCTCCGCTATGGGATTATGTTCATATTGAGCAGCATCACTGCCGCACTATTCTGCGTAATGTTTTTCAGGATGGGCTTTTACCGCTATGCTCTGCCAATGAAAGAGGTTCTGCCGGCAGCAGCCGTCAGCTTCAGTTTCCTGGCAATATTATTGATTAGGTACAGACCTGAAAAAAACACTTTTCCTTTCTTTTTTATCAGTATCACAGCCGTGTTTTCCATTGAAGTCCTTTTAAAGGATTATGCGGGCTTTATAAGGTTTCACAATGGCTGGGATTATTGGGACTCTTATTCCCTTTATTGGCTTTTCCTCCGCCTGATGGGGTTTGTGGGCGAGTTTTTTATCCCAAGAGCCTACCGGACCCCAATCAGAACAAATACAAAGGGTTATTGGCTTCTTTTTATTGCCATGTTGATTTATGCCTGCTTTGGTGTGTATATACTAAATAAAGGATGGGCGGAAATATTGTAG
- a CDS encoding DUF4275 family protein yields MHDSDGACGYLWHLFSWKKAECLEGDSADAAFSWAEKAGCYLFYQHCDKALILDDAFALQTCDLLGEEDVYITDRQFRWTYVRTHETGLCGPYFHHLDKSPAAIKFK; encoded by the coding sequence CTGCACGATTCGGACGGAGCGTGCGGATATCTCTGGCATCTCTTCAGCTGGAAGAAAGCGGAGTGTCTCGAAGGGGACAGTGCGGATGCGGCATTCAGCTGGGCAGAAAAAGCAGGCTGCTATCTTTTTTACCAACATTGCGACAAGGCTCTGATTCTCGATGATGCCTTTGCCCTTCAAACCTGCGATCTGCTGGGAGAGGAAGATGTGTATATAACAGACAGGCAGTTTCGCTGGACCTATGTCAGAACACATGAGACAGGTTTGTGCGGGCCGTATTTCCATCATCTTGACAAATCTCCGGCTGCTATTAAATTCAAGTAG
- a CDS encoding DUF2512 family protein, translating to MEHVKALLIKFVMIAVVLGIILTGFFDVSLTDSLLISVVLTILAYIAGDLLIFRTTGDRSDQGKRNLIATISDAVLAFLVIWFMGNNLVANDSDIIIASIISAIVIAAGEWFFHKYLDSHVFGEKHRTDAY from the coding sequence ATGGAACATGTTAAGGCACTTCTCATTAAATTTGTGATGATTGCTGTTGTATTGGGCATTATCTTAACCGGCTTTTTTGATGTAAGTCTGACCGATTCCCTGCTCATTAGTGTGGTTCTGACCATTCTGGCTTATATTGCCGGCGACCTGTTAATCTTCCGTACAACAGGAGACCGTTCAGACCAGGGAAAAAGAAATTTGATTGCGACTATTTCAGATGCGGTGCTCGCATTCCTGGTTATCTGGTTCATGGGCAATAACCTTGTTGCCAATGACAGTGACATCATCATCGCTTCTATCATCAGCGCCATCGTCATTGCAGCAGGAGAATGGTTCTTCCATAAATACCTGGACAGCCATGTTTTCGGTGAAAAGCATAGAACAGATGCATATTAA
- a CDS encoding ZIP family metal transporter, whose product MDNSFIGIILSAMATGLGAVPILFLDKINGKMKCILLGFASGVMMAATAFSLIPEALKASNLLVLSIGMLAGTIILNYVNSKVSELDAGDIRFNPGIDRKTLFIVIAIMLHNLPEGLSVGVSYGSGEDNLGTIIALAIGLQNAPEGFLVAIYLLSENISRIKSLLIAALTGAVEIVTGTIGYFLASKVDGLVPYGLSFAAGAMLFVIFKELIPDSNERKEEKIPTYAFVLGLLAMLFLVQEFG is encoded by the coding sequence ATGGACAATTCTTTCATTGGCATTATACTATCTGCAATGGCAACAGGATTGGGCGCTGTTCCAATCCTGTTTTTGGATAAAATTAACGGGAAAATGAAGTGCATCCTGCTGGGATTTGCTTCAGGGGTCATGATGGCAGCGACAGCTTTCAGCCTTATCCCTGAGGCACTTAAGGCCTCTAATTTACTGGTGCTCTCAATAGGGATGCTTGCCGGTACAATTATACTGAACTATGTGAATTCAAAGGTTTCGGAGCTGGATGCCGGCGACATACGCTTTAATCCAGGCATCGACAGAAAAACGCTTTTCATCGTCATTGCAATCATGCTTCATAATTTGCCGGAAGGCCTTTCGGTGGGGGTGAGCTACGGATCGGGCGAAGATAATCTCGGAACGATCATTGCTTTGGCTATCGGTCTGCAGAATGCCCCCGAGGGGTTCCTGGTCGCCATTTATTTACTCTCAGAAAATATCTCAAGAATTAAATCCCTCCTGATTGCCGCTCTTACGGGAGCGGTCGAAATCGTTACAGGGACGATCGGCTACTTTCTGGCATCAAAGGTGGATGGCCTTGTTCCATATGGCCTGAGCTTTGCGGCCGGAGCTATGCTTTTTGTGATCTTTAAAGAGCTGATCCCTGACAGCAATGAAAGGAAGGAAGAGAAAATTCCAACTTATGCTTTTGTGCTCGGGCTCCTTGCTATGCTGTTCCTTGTCCAGGAGTTTGGATAA
- a CDS encoding DUF3784 domain-containing protein, protein MWFLAGIQVFVIVLFSILGWAIRYKKNYWLISGFAGRPAAEQEELIQNKMPQKTGGLLLATAIGMLILLPLAFTGFTYAMEVQIGFMLLFLLGGSIYLSKFEIPRKRKRMYWFTSILSFVVIGFISALTYLGYQKPDLAITEDTFEITGMYGDEWPIESITKLELLEEMPEVTWKENGFGLSTLAKGRFTVEGYGSSLLFIHKEAPYIYIEMGRKHIFINGENEEQTLKWHERLANSVE, encoded by the coding sequence ATGTGGTTCCTCGCAGGTATACAGGTATTTGTTATTGTGCTTTTTTCTATTCTCGGATGGGCCATCCGCTATAAAAAGAACTACTGGCTCATTTCTGGTTTTGCCGGACGTCCCGCAGCAGAGCAGGAGGAACTCATTCAGAATAAAATGCCCCAGAAAACGGGCGGCCTCCTGCTGGCGACGGCAATCGGGATGCTCATCCTTCTTCCACTTGCCTTTACGGGCTTCACATATGCAATGGAAGTCCAAATTGGCTTTATGCTTCTTTTCCTCCTCGGCGGCAGCATCTATTTGTCCAAGTTCGAAATTCCCCGCAAAAGAAAAAGAATGTATTGGTTCACCAGCATCCTCTCCTTCGTCGTGATTGGATTCATCAGCGCCCTTACCTATCTCGGCTATCAAAAGCCGGATCTCGCAATCACAGAAGATACGTTTGAAATAACAGGCATGTATGGGGATGAATGGCCAATTGAGAGTATTACGAAACTAGAACTGCTTGAGGAAATGCCGGAGGTTACCTGGAAGGAAAACGGCTTTGGCCTGTCAACCCTTGCAAAAGGCCGGTTTACGGTAGAAGGTTATGGAAGCAGCCTTCTCTTTATCCACAAAGAAGCCCCCTATATTTATATTGAAATGGGAAGAAAGCATATCTTCATCAATGGGGAGAACGAAGAACAGACTTTAAAATGGCATGAACGGCTGGCAAACAGTGTCGAGTAA
- a CDS encoding glycosyl hydrolase family 28-related protein, whose amino-acid sequence MLFLDKQHDPCRNKELIDKFSPGLDTKTLAEETDRLFNERRTPSGPGHSGKTPDYGKGFFKKLIKAAENLILTADRNNEETDSTIVDESGIAFPLWKKKLDQEYTRLFHALEKEVCVKECGAAGDGITDDTEAFRRAIGRGKAKVSIPAGTYLVSGIQLPSWTLLQGEGKGLTVIKLLDQSPKAARLVTNSNHWKGNHHILVRNLSLDWNVERLGNAAKTSTWGNHSSCLTYANVMYGWVKNVEAINPGLHCFDISSTLYNYSGDGYRARGGSRYVWLDKLNGYGFGDDGITTHHSDNILISNCHMCDPSGRTHKKGFSNSNGIEVDDGSRNVWLVNNSSARCFGGVEIKAHHNSSAASDVQIIGHLSVNDNRSFNFRHIGHHKAGDPESQTARNIRATKIVSIHPVHTDLYAGSAPRGLVVSAYKNVVINQFTLIGDPEYDYAGNPIIAIQYRARNVVLNRLAIQGFKQAGVDIKVFGGAQRADHVEISKASIQGSAKQGIQIGEGIRHVSVSEVRAEGENGRFGLADNSEHASIEDVHAEGYKTPVSVGGKKHGMA is encoded by the coding sequence ATGCTATTTTTGGATAAGCAGCATGATCCGTGCCGCAATAAAGAGCTGATAGATAAGTTTAGCCCGGGGCTTGATACAAAAACGCTTGCCGAGGAGACAGACAGGCTGTTTAACGAGAGAAGAACCCCTTCCGGCCCGGGCCACAGCGGAAAAACGCCTGATTACGGCAAAGGGTTTTTCAAGAAATTGATTAAAGCAGCAGAAAACCTGATCCTGACCGCAGACCGGAATAATGAAGAGACCGATAGTACAATAGTTGATGAATCCGGCATTGCCTTCCCTCTCTGGAAAAAAAAGCTTGACCAGGAATATACCAGGCTATTCCATGCCTTAGAAAAAGAGGTTTGTGTTAAAGAATGCGGAGCAGCTGGAGATGGGATAACCGATGATACAGAAGCCTTCAGGCGGGCCATCGGCAGAGGCAAGGCAAAAGTCAGCATTCCGGCCGGCACCTATCTGGTGTCTGGCATTCAGCTCCCTTCATGGACTCTCTTGCAGGGGGAAGGAAAAGGCCTGACAGTCATAAAACTTCTTGACCAGTCTCCTAAGGCGGCAAGGCTGGTGACCAATTCAAATCACTGGAAAGGGAACCATCATATCCTTGTCCGGAACCTGAGCCTGGACTGGAACGTCGAAAGGCTCGGCAATGCAGCTAAAACCAGCACCTGGGGAAACCACTCCAGCTGCCTTACGTATGCAAACGTGATGTATGGATGGGTAAAAAATGTGGAAGCCATCAATCCCGGCCTTCACTGTTTTGATATTTCGTCCACACTCTATAACTACTCAGGAGATGGATACCGCGCACGCGGAGGCAGCCGCTATGTCTGGCTGGACAAGCTGAACGGCTATGGATTTGGAGATGACGGGATCACCACCCATCACAGCGACAATATACTGATCTCCAACTGCCATATGTGCGATCCAAGCGGCCGTACCCACAAAAAAGGCTTCTCCAATTCAAACGGCATTGAAGTGGATGATGGCTCAAGAAATGTCTGGCTCGTCAATAACTCATCCGCACGCTGCTTCGGCGGGGTTGAAATCAAGGCACATCATAATTCTTCAGCAGCCTCTGATGTCCAGATCATCGGCCACCTTTCCGTTAATGATAACCGCTCCTTTAACTTCCGCCACATCGGCCATCATAAAGCCGGCGATCCTGAATCGCAGACCGCCCGCAATATCAGGGCAACAAAGATAGTGAGCATCCACCCGGTGCATACAGACCTTTATGCGGGCTCTGCACCCAGGGGATTGGTCGTATCAGCTTATAAAAATGTTGTGATCAACCAATTCACACTGATAGGCGACCCTGAATATGACTATGCCGGCAATCCCATCATTGCCATCCAATACCGAGCGAGGAATGTCGTTCTGAACCGCCTGGCCATTCAGGGCTTTAAACAAGCAGGAGTGGATATTAAAGTGTTCGGCGGAGCTCAGCGGGCTGATCATGTAGAGATCAGCAAAGCCTCCATCCAAGGGTCTGCAAAGCAGGGAATCCAGATTGGCGAAGGCATCCGGCATGTCAGCGTTTCGGAGGTACGGGCAGAAGGAGAGAACGGCAGGTTCGGTCTGGCTGATAACAGTGAACATGCCAGTATTGAAGATGTGCACGCAGAAGGCTACAAAACCCCTGTATCTGTTGGAGGCAAAAAGCACGGGATGGCATAA